The segment CCTCTAACCCTTGCTATTTCTCTGAGTGAAGCCTTTCAGACTTTTTATCAGAATTGCCAAATTGTAAAGTACGACACAATTCATCTTCAGGTGGCACAATGTCGATTAGCTTTAGTAATGATTACTCATTGGCTGTTAAAACAGCTTTTAGAGCAGGGACTTGGTGTTGTAGCGCCGGAAACACTTTAATTTTCGATTCGGGATCGTTTTATCCTGTCACACCGTCGTCATGTTATCGACATAACGAATTTTTATCGACAAACACGTGACAAAGCTATTGAACCCGCCTATAGTATTGGAGTGTGAGGAGCGAACCAGTTAGAACGCCGAGACGAAACACGGCCAGTCGTCGGCGTTCTTTCTGTTTTAAAGCAAAAATTTCCGAATGGCGATCGCAGCTCCATCTGCTTCAACGCTCGGCGCAACCCAATCGGCATATTGTTGGACTCCGCCCGGAGCATCTCCCATTGCCACCCCAATTCCAGCATATTGAATCATTTCGAGATCGTTGAAGTTATCACCGATCGTCATCACGTTCTCAGGCTTCAGACCCAGAATTTCTTCAGCTAAATACTTCACAGCCGTTCCTTTATTTGCAGCCGGATTCGTTGCCTCAAAGAACGTTGCGACAGATTTTGTTAGGTAAAGCTCAGCAGGAGTGTACTGCTTCTGAAGCGACCCCAGCATCGTATCAATGAGTTCAGTGTCGTCGCTGAGCGCCAAAACTTTTGTCAGTTCCATATCTAATGTATTCCGCAGATCCCCAACTTCGATTGGGACAATGCCTGATCGCTGAACATAAGCTGCCGTCTCCGGAGTCATCGATCGAATATAGAGATCGTCATTGATATAGAAATGAATTGATAACAATTCTCGGAGATGCGATTGCTCAAAATAGTCGAGCAGTTCCAAGACTTGTGCTTTGGGAACTGACCATTGCCGTAGAATCTGATTCGTCGCAGGATCTTGAATCCATGCGCCTTGATAGGCAATTAACGGCAGAGAAGACCCCACGGTTTGATAAAAGCGCAGTGCAGAGCGATACATGCGACCCGTCGCGATCGCAATTTGCACCCCAGAATTCTGTGCGTCGGAAATCGCTGCAAGCACAGGTTCGCGGATATTATTAGACTTGCCTGCGATTGTCCCGTCAATGTCTAAGACCAATAATCGAATATCAGAGTGCTGCATAACTTAAATTCAGGGTGAGGGATGTCAGCCTTTTCCATCATCCTCCTACCTTAGAGCGCGTTATGGCTGAAGTCAGAAATCAAAAAGGAGTAAGCCGCCAAATTCTATTGATGACACTTTGGCTGACGCTACTCATGTTAGTTGTAAAAGTGGGTGCAGCTTGGGCAACAAAATCTTTAGCGATCGTGGCTGAATGTCTTCATACTGTTATTGATGGCTTCAGTACAGTGCTCGGTTTAATTGCAATCTCTTCACCCCATCGCATCCCAGGGCGAGAAATTTGGGGGCATAGTCGGTTGGAAGCAATGTTGGCGTTGCTGCTAGTCGCATTATTAGGATTTGCCTGCC is part of the Leptolyngbya boryana PCC 6306 genome and harbors:
- a CDS encoding Cof-type HAD-IIB family hydrolase, coding for MQHSDIRLLVLDIDGTIAGKSNNIREPVLAAISDAQNSGVQIAIATGRMYRSALRFYQTVGSSLPLIAYQGAWIQDPATNQILRQWSVPKAQVLELLDYFEQSHLRELLSIHFYINDDLYIRSMTPETAAYVQRSGIVPIEVGDLRNTLDMELTKVLALSDDTELIDTMLGSLQKQYTPAELYLTKSVATFFEATNPAANKGTAVKYLAEEILGLKPENVMTIGDNFNDLEMIQYAGIGVAMGDAPGGVQQYADWVAPSVEADGAAIAIRKFLL